From the genome of Solanum pennellii chromosome 6, SPENNV200:
aATTTGTCATAGTTTTCATCATTTCATGCTTCATAAAAACTTGAAGGTTAAACTAATAGAAATCAGAAAATCACCGTACCTGAAGCTAACAGGAATGCAAATAAAATTATACTGTACCATTCAATTGATACAAACCTGAAGAGTTCTGGTGGCAAACTCAACGCCAATAGTGGATTTGGACTCCAAACAGAACTCATTTCTCGTGAACCTGGATAAAATGTTTGATTTCCCCACTCCAGAATCCCCAATCACGACGATCTTAAACAAATAATCGTACTCGTGATCCATTTTATTTGCCATGATCACTTTgatctcttctctcttctctcccAAAACCTACACAAACGAACAAACCTTTTTCAGATCGACAAATTCCTGATCTAATCGGATCCAGACTAAACCTAACTGCTACGTGAACAAAAAACAGAGGCTATTTTCGCACgcatatgtatatgttgacATTCAAATAGAGAAAAATGTAATCATATGTATGTAAAGCTTACCGGAAGGAGAGATCGGAACGGCGTCGGCCGGAGAGGAAACTGGAGAGGATTGAGGAAGAAAATGGATGATTTGGAAAAAGAGAAATGTTGAAGTTTTGAAACGGCCAATGTGCGCACTACTATTTTTTGCTTATAttatcattcatattttttctatatatactCGGTCCAAACGAGACAGTTGTATAACCACCTTAATATATTTATTGCTATACGatttaatttttagttaaattaaaaaaaatctatttttatattaagtgAATCTAATTTTGAAATGTCAATTTTACAAAATGACTTATTATCACGCAATTTTTTATCacttattttagattattacttttaaaaaaaattctttatttatttattgcaaAAACTAAGAATCAAATAGTTTTTTTTCAGGCTAAATACAACGGCGACGTTTTGGTGAGGTGTTTGCGGAAAGACTCCGTTGGCAATGACTGGCTGCGGGCTGTAATGGGAATGTTTAATGTTGAAGTATTCCTTCAAAATTGAGGAGTTGTTTGGTGGAGGTATAAAGTATTAatcttatgattattatattttgtgtttgattGGAGATATTAGACggttataaaattatgtattttattatttatattttattgatgtcACAAGTTATCTCATTGATAGATAACTTATGTTGTTGAATTAATTTCACTATATTAGAATAATAAACTAAAtcgatgatttttttttggtcacATCAATATTCACTTTgcgtaaaaataaaaactattttgGATAAAGtattttacatttaaatttcaaaatttttaatcaaaggTTTAAATTTTCTTATGTAACTATACTTACTCATAtcttttatgtgtatatgtttgATCGAAttctaaatacaattttttaaaataatatattataataaggtAAATACATATGTAATGATGAAAGTCTTAGAAGGCTTTATTCTTTTTGGTACGACAAACAcaattatcatatcatataaaagtaaaatatgaatactaaaatttaatatttctaaaaataatatatcatttattatattaattaatgattaataaaataaaacatgagTTTACTTTCTCTTGTATGCGTCAACCGCAAACATTATTATTGTCAacgtaaataatatatatgatctCATCATGAAATGACTGAAACTATATTATTCCTTCACTAAGAATTAAACTCGAGTACTTTACTACTATATATGTGCTATTAGCCTATTACCATATAACATCTTGAACAAagtgttttaatttaaaattctttttagtGTGTTTTTATTAATCTATAATACAATTAAGTTAATCgtataaacaattttattttctttaattatgcGGCTTAATAAGTcgtaaaattatatgtatttgtTACTTGAGGCTGatgtatataattaaaagaaatgatataGTTTATGTGATTATCTGAAACCCTTACTAgataaatcaaaataacatgCATCCTCCCTCCCCAACAATTAAAAATGTCGATTTAAAATGCTTTATTAGGGTTGTATTAGATcttgggaaacttacataaattcaCTAGTTTAGGAGTTAAATTACTTAAAGACACTTGATTTAcaatattacatattttacTAGATTTTGGTGTCTGCAAATACGTCGAAAACATATATATCAGATATATGAGATCAAATTTACGtgtaatttgttctagataTATTATAGGtatattacataaatatgaCCCTTAACTTGGCGTCAATTGACAATTATGACCTTTAACTtggggtgtgcacaagtaggcacttaaatttgtataaaattgagcaTATGAACACATTCGCCGTAGATGACAATTTTGTACCCTTCGTGGCATCCTACGtatattatgtcatgtaggacacttatgtctacttgttcaattttataattgtttaaatGCATACTTGTTCACATTCAACGTTGGAGGGCAAAGTTGTTCGTTGACGCCAACTTAAaggtcatgtttatgtattatgcctagaTTATATCTCAAATTTAGTCGCATGTATTTGaaatacacatatatttaaggcataatacatatattggaccctaaacttaatatcaaattttaactttgaactcgaactttcataatgcacaaacatgcactttaactattcaacttttaaatgaataaatacatGAATCTTACACGACAAAATACACGTAAGACAccatatatgataaaaaatgacatgtaggacgtgtgtgtctatttgttcaactttatacaagtttaagtgtctacttgtgcaaacCCAAAATTGAAAGACATATATGTGACTTGAAAACCAAATTAAaaggtatatttatatattatgcctataTTTAACATATGTAAATCTTCAATACATATAATTATGgatagggaaaattgtatataatagcaaactaataacctaaattaaatggaatagctagggtttgatttaattgtgctccatagcaaattttagctaaaatttgccagcgtctctctcccagaaatctcgctcgccactctccattctcgctcgcctctctcgctttatacacagaagtgtataattttgtttctgttttgtataaagcgagagaaaattgtatatacacatgcaaaaatatatatcttcgtgttatacacttaattatacaatttacaaacattttacttcaaatattgcagagaaaaaggtcaatgaattatacaattgcagtgaaatacaattttctctagctttatacaacagaagtgtatatattgtgtttctgtttttgtataaagcgaaagaaaaacatatatcgttttgctatacacttaatattgcagcgaaataggcagtgaattatacaattgtgcattatacaattgcagtgaaagtaggatagcgaattatacaattgcagcgaaataggccagcgaattatacaatttaggccagcgaattttacacttgtatatgtatagcgaattatacagtttttatgtttgctatggagcNNNNNNNNNNNNNNNNNNNNNNNNNNNNNNNNNNNNNNNNNNNNNNNNNNNNNNNNNNNNNNNNNNNNNNNNNNNNNNNNNNNNNNNNNNNNNNNNNNNNNNNNNNNNNNNNNNNNNNNNNNNNNNNNNNNNNNNNNNNNNNNNNNNNNNNNNNNNNNNNNNNNNNNNNNNNNNNNNNNNNNNNNNNNNNNNNNNNNNNNNNNNNNNNNNNNNNNNNNNNNNNNNNNNNNNNNNNNNNNNNNNNNNNNNNNNNNNNNNNNNNNNNNNNNNNNNNNNNNNNNNNNNNNNNNNNNNNNNNNNNNNNNNNNNNNNNNNNNNNNNNNNNNNNNNNNNNNNNNNNNNNNNNNNNNNgaattatacaattgcagtgaaatacaattttctctagctttatacaacagaagtgtatatattgtgtttctgtttttgtataaagcgaaagaaaaacatatatcgttttgctatacacttaatattgcagcgaaataggcagtgaattatacaattgtgcattatacaattgcagtgaaagtaggatagcgaattatacaattgcagcgaaataggccagcgaattatacaatttaggccagcgaattttacacttgtatatgtatagcgaattatacagtttttatgtttgctatggaacacaattatgcgaagtttgctatagcatacaaatatgaattttttgtttgctacatgtgaaagttgcccttatGGATATACATGCGGCCCAACAACTCTTCTAATACCAACTTCCAACCCGATCCACTGGTTCGGATCTGTCAATGACCGAAACTTTTCCAATAAGCTTTTCCTTTTTACCTCTATCATCTACGCACGAGTGTATCTTTTCCGTTTATCGTTTCCACAAGCAAACTGATCAATTGATTTTTCGGCATTAACCCATCGGCGAAGATGAAGAAGGAGGATACCGTGAAGCTAATCAGCCGTGAAGGTTTTGAATTCATCATTGATAAGAAGGCTGCTATGGTTTCACAGACTATTCGTAACATGCTCACCTCTCCAGGTCAATTTCCCTTTGTTCAATTTCAATTAGGGCTTTTTTGGGGTCCATTGCGATTTAATTCAATAATCGTTGTAATTGCAGCAGAAATGTGATTCCCTTGATTGGTGCGATTGTTATTTTCTGTTTGGTGTTTGATTGTAATTGGGATGTGATTGTAACTATTTGTAATCTGCTTGTTACAGGGAGTTTTGCTGAGACAGAGCATGGGCAAGTGACTTTTCCGGAGATTAACACCACCATTCTTGAGAAGATCTGCCAGTACTTTTACTGGTCCCTTCAATATGCAAGGTCATATCTTACATTTAATTTAAACACCATAAATTACTGCTATGGTTGTCCTTTGTTGATTTCTTAGttatataaatatagaattCAGGTTTACCCCTTTAATTCAGAAGGACTTATAACTACATTGggcattattttttcatatgtaCGATTTGACTGTTTTTTCTCGAGTCCAGGGTCAATTAGAAACAGCCTCTCTGTTGAGGTAGGGGATAAGGTCTATGTACACTCTATCCTTCTTAGACCCTGACTTTGAAGGACTACACTAAGTACGTTGTTATAATTTGATGTATGAGCAAGGAGCCTAACTGACAATAGTTGAAAATCCATGAGCATGTAGGGGTGTGGCCTAGTAGTCAATGAAGTGGGTTGAGAGCCATGAAGTCTCAGGTGACCAAAACATTAGGTTATTTCTTTCCATTTGTCCCGTCCTAGCCCTGGTGGACATAGTTACCCAGTCCTTTTTGCTGATGGAGTGGCAGGTATCCCCTGGAATTATTCTAGGTGTGCTCAAGCTGTCCTGGACCCCATGgttataaaaagaataaaaaccaTTATATTGGTATGTTTTATCCATGTTTTAGGCTTTTCAGATGTTTCTGGTTTAGTAATTTGTGAGCCCTAAGAGGAGCATTTGCATTATTGTGtttttgattttcaatattttcgATAGCATACATAGTTTTAGATCTGAGAGCTCCTCGCGGTTATATGAAATAGCTGTAAATAGGGCATGCTCATGAACTTGTATTCATCTATGTAAAGCATCTTTGAGGTTTCCTCATATTGATCATGATATATATTTGTCTTCGCTAGCTTCCAATATGTGGTAAACTAGATTGTAGTTTCTTTTTGGTCCTAAATGGTGGTCCTAATTTTTGCTTGCATTTGCTTTGAAAATAGTCAGGGTTAGAAATCCTAAGTTGCTGAAATGTAGTTTTGAAATTTATCACTGAGTGAAATGAGGGCATATGTGGCTTCTAGGTTTATATTCATGGAAATTTGGGAAGTATGCAGGAT
Proteins encoded in this window:
- the LOC107021479 gene encoding elongin-C, translated to MKKEDTVKLISREGFEFIIDKKAAMVSQTIRNMLTSPGSFAETEHGQVTFPEINTTILEKICQYFYWSLQYASGKETEFHIEPEITLELMMAANYLHT